One Lottiidibacillus patelloidae DNA segment encodes these proteins:
- the comGB gene encoding competence type IV pilus assembly protein ComGB yields MKTEEMAIFLDRIGTMLQKGYSLYEAIELYGILENEKIRKCTNEMLVLLKQGEPLYIVLKYFHFPNMILALLYFSEKHGNMAFSLIESGRMLTEKTKNTNAVKRQLKYPLFLLTFLLIVLMIVTKQLLPQFQHLFQSLNYEAPKNLQLMLVGIKTLPYLFVSCFIVILIVYMVFKVNKQRMKLEIFFKFPIISKYLRRFTTQFFSLHLSCLLASGISLKDCFSIFSKQQYVLFIANETERINKRLKNGEKIEDAIISSNFFEKELAKVISHGQANSKLPEDLLQYSNLLQEDLQKAMNKGISLLQPLAFLIIGFVICSLFVTVILPVFQMVQAI; encoded by the coding sequence ATGAAAACAGAGGAAATGGCAATATTCTTGGATAGAATAGGTACGATGTTACAAAAGGGCTATTCGTTATATGAAGCCATTGAGCTATATGGGATTTTAGAGAATGAAAAAATAAGAAAATGTACGAATGAAATGCTTGTGCTCTTAAAACAAGGAGAACCACTTTATATTGTCTTAAAATATTTCCACTTTCCAAACATGATCTTGGCCTTACTATATTTCTCGGAAAAACATGGGAATATGGCTTTTAGCTTAATAGAAAGTGGAAGAATGTTAACTGAAAAAACGAAGAATACGAATGCTGTAAAACGACAGCTAAAATACCCATTATTTTTACTAACTTTTCTATTAATAGTATTAATGATAGTAACAAAGCAACTGTTACCGCAATTTCAACATTTGTTTCAATCGCTTAACTATGAAGCTCCAAAAAATTTACAACTTATGCTCGTTGGTATTAAGACCTTACCTTACTTGTTTGTTAGCTGTTTCATTGTAATCTTAATTGTTTACATGGTTTTCAAAGTAAATAAACAAAGAATGAAACTGGAGATCTTTTTTAAATTTCCAATTATAAGTAAGTACTTAAGACGATTTACTACGCAATTTTTCAGTCTCCATTTAAGTTGTCTGTTAGCGAGTGGGATTTCTTTAAAAGATTGTTTTTCGATTTTTTCAAAGCAACAATACGTTTTATTCATCGCGAATGAAACCGAAAGAATAAATAAACGGTTAAAAAACGGTGAAAAAATTGAGGATGCCATTATTTCTAGCAATTTTTTTGAGAAAGAACTGGCAAAAGTTATAAGTCACGGACAAGCAAATAGTAAGCTTCCTGAGGATTTGTTGCAATATAGCAATTTGTTACAAGAGGACTTGCAAAAAGCAATGAATAAAGGAATTAGTTTGTTACAACCTCTAGCTTTTTTAATTATTGGTTTTGTTATCTGTTCACTATTTGTAACCGTTATCTTACCTGTAT